The Flexivirga oryzae genome has a segment encoding these proteins:
- a CDS encoding GNAT family N-acetyltransferase, whose protein sequence is MNDRPRRPRKLERGDDVTSFNSGAAELDTWLHRYAWENLRANNAITYVTTVDKRVVGYYAIASGSVALTSVPPTLRKGSRPDPMPVIVLARLAVDHEARGSGIGAGLLRDALERVAVLSESLGAAALLVHARDSAAREFYRHNGDFLPSPIDELQLLAPMKALRAEFLP, encoded by the coding sequence GTGAACGACCGCCCGCGTCGACCGCGGAAGTTGGAGCGTGGCGATGACGTCACGAGCTTCAACAGCGGTGCCGCCGAGCTCGACACCTGGCTGCATCGTTACGCCTGGGAGAACCTCCGAGCCAACAATGCGATCACGTATGTCACCACCGTCGACAAGCGCGTGGTCGGCTATTACGCCATCGCTTCGGGCAGCGTCGCGCTCACGTCAGTGCCGCCCACGCTCAGGAAGGGCAGCCGGCCCGATCCCATGCCGGTGATCGTGCTCGCCCGGCTTGCAGTCGACCACGAAGCCAGGGGGTCCGGCATCGGCGCCGGACTGCTCCGGGACGCACTCGAGCGGGTTGCCGTCCTCAGCGAATCACTCGGCGCCGCAGCGTTGCTCGTGCACGCGCGTGACTCCGCTGCCCGGGAGTTCTATCGGCACAACGGCGACTTCCTGCCCTCGCCGATCGACGAACTGCAACTCCTGGCGCCCATGAAAGCGTTGCGGGCTGAGTTCTTGCCCTGA
- a CDS encoding hemerythrin domain-containing protein, producing MRRTHAALRKALEAARSPGAALGDQELLLHCRGFCSALEKHHQGEELILFPALEATHPELATVLRALVEDHGLIAELLSAMGEALASDAPVVELERQLDGIGAIMESHFRYEERQLLGVLDTLELRADVGEVFGPVEVAGDIP from the coding sequence ATGCGCCGCACGCACGCGGCGCTGCGAAAAGCGTTGGAGGCGGCCCGCTCGCCGGGCGCGGCCCTTGGTGATCAGGAGCTGCTGCTGCACTGCCGCGGGTTCTGCAGCGCCCTCGAAAAGCACCACCAGGGTGAGGAATTGATCCTCTTCCCTGCACTCGAAGCCACCCATCCCGAACTGGCGACGGTGCTCCGTGCGCTGGTAGAGGATCACGGGCTCATCGCGGAGTTGCTGTCGGCGATGGGGGAGGCGCTCGCATCGGATGCGCCGGTCGTCGAGCTGGAACGGCAGTTGGACGGCATCGGCGCGATCATGGAGAGCCACTTCCGGTATGAGGAGCGGCAGCTGCTGGGTGTGCTCGACACGCTCGAGTTGCGTGCCGATGTCGGCGAGGTGTTCGGGCCGGTCGAGGTCGCCGGCGACATACCCTGA
- a CDS encoding DUF1778 domain-containing protein — translation MRLVSATQQRHPKSQQINFRATDRQAEMLRRAAAATDTTLTDFVLDSAVDRAEKILADRRWFSVTQQQWDEFVDMLDKPLPSTERFRALRRRPDPFSDDE, via the coding sequence GTGCGGCTGGTGAGCGCTACCCAACAACGTCACCCGAAGAGCCAGCAGATCAACTTCAGAGCGACGGACCGGCAGGCCGAGATGCTCCGCCGTGCGGCCGCGGCAACGGACACGACGCTGACCGATTTCGTGCTGGACAGCGCCGTCGATCGCGCTGAGAAGATCCTCGCGGATCGCCGGTGGTTCAGCGTTACCCAGCAGCAATGGGATGAATTCGTCGACATGCTCGACAAACCACTGCCCTCGACCGAGCGTTTCCGCGCACTACGGCGCCGCCCCGATCCCTTCTCCGACGACGAGTGA
- a CDS encoding RNA polymerase sigma factor, with product MQDFPGSTVTDPSDAELARVMATGDCSALETLYRRHAPWLTVRLLRRCNDKGLVAEVIQDTFLAVWRGADRYREDGEVAGWLWGVAIRRLASSLRKSRHREIARDPWTVLAGDAVAASAEDRVLLGVEYGDLGTALTRLSPQLRAVVQATVLDGLTTREAARLLGVPSATVRTRLFRAKAQLRRHPSEEMS from the coding sequence ATGCAGGATTTCCCGGGATCCACCGTCACGGATCCCAGCGACGCAGAGCTCGCCCGCGTGATGGCCACGGGCGACTGCTCCGCGCTGGAAACCCTGTATCGGCGGCACGCGCCCTGGCTCACCGTCCGGCTCCTACGGCGCTGCAATGACAAAGGACTCGTCGCCGAGGTCATCCAGGACACCTTCCTGGCCGTATGGCGGGGAGCCGACCGCTACCGCGAGGACGGCGAGGTCGCCGGCTGGCTGTGGGGCGTGGCGATCCGGCGCCTGGCGTCGAGCCTGCGCAAGTCCCGGCACCGCGAGATCGCCCGCGACCCCTGGACCGTGCTGGCGGGTGACGCCGTCGCGGCAAGCGCCGAGGACAGGGTGCTGCTCGGCGTCGAGTACGGCGACCTCGGCACCGCTCTGACCCGGCTCAGCCCCCAACTACGCGCCGTCGTGCAGGCCACGGTCCTGGACGGACTCACCACCCGCGAAGCCGCCCGGCTGCTCGGCGTGCCGTCCGCGACCGTGCGCACCCGGCTGTTCCGGGCCAAGGCCCAACTGCGCCGCCACCCGTCCGAGGAGATGTCATGA
- a CDS encoding alpha/beta fold hydrolase, producing the protein MECRIDDLVIHYVEHGSGLPLVALHGVAVDHRELEAGLEPLLPDGDCRRIYPDLPAMGRSTAVGLASNNDVVTALGAFIERTVHGPALVLGQSYGAYLARGLAARRPDLVAGLALICPLSESVGERPSPKVVVQDDRAYDELDPSQHAGFDEYFVVRTPATGRRYRDSVVPSASLVNESALTDIFTEFPIDMGHGTYSYPTLVAAGLHDTTVGFDDAVHLLDIYPRTTVAVIDGAGHALIHERPRALAGLISDWSERVRATL; encoded by the coding sequence ATGGAGTGCCGGATCGATGATCTCGTGATCCATTACGTCGAGCACGGCAGCGGCCTGCCTCTCGTGGCGCTGCACGGGGTCGCGGTGGATCACCGTGAGCTGGAGGCCGGTCTGGAGCCGCTGCTCCCCGACGGCGACTGCCGCCGGATCTACCCGGATCTGCCGGCCATGGGCCGGTCCACGGCGGTCGGGTTGGCCAGCAACAACGACGTCGTGACCGCGCTCGGGGCGTTCATCGAACGAACCGTCCACGGGCCGGCGCTCGTGCTCGGGCAGTCGTATGGCGCCTACCTCGCACGCGGACTCGCCGCGCGCCGGCCGGACCTGGTCGCCGGACTCGCCCTGATCTGCCCGCTGTCCGAGAGCGTCGGCGAGCGGCCGTCCCCAAAAGTCGTCGTGCAGGACGACAGGGCGTATGACGAGCTCGACCCCTCCCAGCACGCCGGCTTCGACGAATACTTCGTCGTCCGGACCCCGGCAACCGGCCGCCGCTACCGCGACAGCGTGGTGCCGAGCGCGAGCCTGGTGAACGAGAGCGCCCTCACCGACATCTTCACCGAGTTCCCGATCGACATGGGGCACGGGACGTACTCGTACCCGACGCTAGTCGCCGCCGGATTGCACGACACCACAGTCGGATTCGACGATGCGGTGCACCTGCTCGACATCTACCCGAGGACGACGGTGGCGGTGATCGATGGCGCCGGGCACGCGCTGATCCACGAGCGGCCGCGGGCGCTGGCCGGGCTGATCAGCGACTGGAGCGAGCGGGTGCGCGCGACGCTGTGA
- a CDS encoding IS110 family transposase — protein sequence MGFLPGNLASPQSNQGRFTHHLVRSSFVPPAPIRALRDLTRSREAIVHERTRTISRLEKQLEDAGIKLSVVASNLAGVSCHDILTAMVAGQHDPIALADLARASMRNKRPDLQRALTGRFTEHHAFLVRMSLDRIAQDDAAITQLTERIEQYIEPFRGLRDLMCTIPGISTTVAEVVIAETGGDMRVFPTAAHLAAWAGVAPGQNESAGRKKSTTTRPGDSHLKAALGIAALSVSRSNTTRLAARYHRIAARRGKLKAVVAIERTLLSIIWAMAQSGQPYQEPGPDYYTRLRPDRTKARALKMLHDLGYNVTLQPAA from the coding sequence ATGGGATTCCTTCCAGGAAATCTGGCTTCCCCTCAATCAAACCAAGGACGATTCACACATCATCTGGTGCGATCCAGCTTCGTGCCGCCGGCACCGATCCGGGCGTTGCGGGACTTGACTCGGTCCCGGGAGGCCATCGTGCACGAGCGAACCCGCACGATCAGCCGCTTGGAGAAGCAGTTGGAAGATGCCGGGATCAAACTCTCGGTGGTGGCCAGCAACCTGGCTGGGGTGTCGTGTCACGACATACTGACCGCGATGGTCGCCGGGCAACACGATCCGATCGCCCTGGCAGACCTGGCCCGGGCCAGCATGCGTAACAAACGCCCCGATCTGCAGCGGGCACTGACAGGGCGGTTCACCGAGCACCACGCGTTCTTGGTGAGGATGTCTTTAGACCGCATCGCTCAAGACGATGCCGCGATCACGCAGTTGACCGAACGGATCGAGCAGTACATCGAGCCCTTTCGCGGGCTCCGGGACCTGATGTGCACGATCCCGGGAATCAGTACCACTGTCGCGGAGGTGGTCATCGCCGAGACCGGCGGCGATATGCGTGTCTTCCCGACCGCGGCGCACTTGGCGGCGTGGGCCGGGGTCGCGCCGGGCCAGAACGAGTCCGCCGGCCGCAAGAAATCGACGACGACTCGTCCCGGTGACTCTCACCTCAAAGCCGCGCTTGGCATCGCCGCGTTATCGGTCTCTCGCAGCAACACCACCCGCCTGGCTGCCCGGTATCACCGCATCGCCGCCCGACGGGGAAAGCTCAAGGCCGTCGTCGCGATCGAACGCACACTACTGAGCATCATCTGGGCGATGGCCCAGTCGGGCCAGCCCTACCAAGAACCCGGCCCGGACTACTACACCCGGCTACGCCCCGACCGCACCAAGGCACGAGCCCTGAAAATGCTCCACGACCTCGGCTACAACGTCACCCTCCAGCCCGCAGCCTGA
- a CDS encoding transposase, translating to MANVKYPLELRERATRLAVEARRDPDTRTGAIARVAEQLGVHKEALRMWVRKAEAADLPVEPEDSEARIRLLEKENRELRRSNEILKSAAAFFAAELCATRRRVIERRWETVSAGLS from the coding sequence ATGGCGAATGTGAAGTATCCGCTGGAGTTGCGTGAGCGTGCGACCCGGTTGGCCGTGGAGGCCCGTCGTGACCCCGATACGCGTACTGGCGCGATCGCTCGGGTCGCCGAGCAACTGGGGGTGCACAAGGAGGCGTTGCGGATGTGGGTCCGTAAGGCCGAAGCGGCGGATCTACCGGTCGAGCCGGAGGACTCCGAGGCGCGGATCCGGTTGCTGGAGAAGGAGAACCGGGAACTACGTCGGAGTAACGAGATCCTGAAGTCGGCCGCGGCTTTCTTCGCGGCGGAGTTGTGCGCCACGAGGCGCCGTGTTATCGAGAGGCGGTGGGAGACCGTCTCCGCCGGGTTGTCGTAG
- the ltrA gene encoding group II intron reverse transcriptase/maturase yields MVNTDELEAALFTAQQRVLKIQTKLHGWALRDRDQRFRDVFNLVADPAFLLVAWDRVAGNTGARTAGVDGRTAVSVADGIGVDVFLADLRAALRDGTFRALPVRQRMIPKPSGGKRRLGIPTIADRVVQASVKLVLEPIFEADFLPCSYGFRPNRRAHDAVAEVRYLASRPRCYQWVLEGDIKACFDEIDHTALLGLVRRRVKDKRVIALVRAFLKAGLMDEARAFEETTAGTPQGGVLSPLLANIALSVLDEHIAAHPGGPRASKDQRHRRRRHGLPSVRLVRYADDWCLMVKGTRQDAAVLREQIAVVLATIGLRLSPDKTLITHIDEGLDFLGWHLQRHRKRGTSRYYVYTYPSRAAVRRVTRKVKSLSRQVGTSQPLAELLRRVNNAVRGWCGYFRHGVSSRVFSYLNHVVWSRVWNWMRRKHRHATWKDLRRRYCGGRWWPADDRVVLYDPAKVRTNWYRYRGTLIPSPWPQPAQGQAA; encoded by the coding sequence ATGGTGAATACCGACGAACTGGAAGCTGCGCTGTTCACGGCGCAGCAGCGGGTACTGAAGATTCAGACCAAACTGCATGGTTGGGCGCTGCGGGATCGTGATCAGCGGTTTCGTGACGTGTTCAACCTCGTTGCCGATCCGGCGTTCCTTTTGGTGGCGTGGGATCGGGTCGCGGGAAATACCGGCGCACGTACTGCCGGGGTCGACGGACGAACTGCCGTCAGTGTTGCGGACGGGATCGGTGTGGACGTGTTCCTGGCCGATCTTCGGGCGGCGTTGCGTGACGGGACGTTTCGGGCCTTACCGGTGCGGCAGCGGATGATTCCGAAGCCGTCCGGTGGGAAGCGACGGTTGGGGATCCCGACCATCGCGGACCGGGTGGTGCAGGCGTCGGTCAAGCTGGTGTTGGAGCCGATCTTCGAGGCGGACTTCCTGCCGTGCTCGTACGGTTTCCGCCCGAACCGCCGCGCGCATGACGCGGTCGCCGAGGTGCGTTACCTGGCCAGCCGCCCACGCTGTTACCAGTGGGTGCTGGAAGGAGACATCAAGGCGTGCTTTGACGAGATCGACCACACGGCCTTGTTGGGGCTGGTGCGTCGTCGCGTCAAGGACAAGCGCGTGATCGCGCTGGTGCGGGCGTTCTTGAAGGCCGGGCTGATGGATGAGGCCAGGGCCTTTGAAGAGACCACCGCGGGTACCCCGCAGGGTGGAGTGCTGTCACCGTTGTTGGCGAACATCGCGTTGTCCGTGCTGGATGAGCACATCGCGGCTCACCCGGGCGGGCCGCGCGCCAGTAAGGACCAGCGACACCGGCGTCGCCGTCACGGGCTGCCGTCGGTGCGGTTGGTCCGGTACGCCGATGACTGGTGTCTGATGGTCAAAGGCACTCGGCAGGACGCGGCTGTTCTTCGCGAGCAGATCGCCGTCGTGCTGGCAACGATCGGGTTACGGCTCTCGCCGGACAAGACGTTGATCACCCACATCGATGAGGGACTGGACTTCCTGGGGTGGCATCTTCAACGCCACCGTAAGAGGGGAACCAGCCGGTACTACGTCTACACCTACCCCTCACGCGCTGCGGTGCGGCGCGTGACCAGGAAGGTCAAGTCGCTGTCCCGGCAGGTCGGCACGAGCCAACCACTGGCCGAGCTGCTGCGACGCGTGAACAACGCGGTCCGTGGCTGGTGCGGCTACTTCCGGCACGGGGTGTCGTCGCGCGTGTTTTCCTACCTCAACCACGTCGTGTGGTCGCGGGTGTGGAACTGGATGCGGCGCAAGCACCGTCACGCCACGTGGAAGGACCTACGCCGCCGGTACTGCGGCGGCAGGTGGTGGCCCGCGGACGACCGGGTCGTCTTGTACGACCCGGCCAAGGTCCGCACGAACTGGTACCGATACCGCGGAACACTCATCCCCAGCCCCTGGCCACAACCGGCCCAGGGGCAGGCTGCCTGA
- a CDS encoding IS3 family transposase produces the protein MHAGFGKRPGETESAPAADTAPRADFHRPPIQVVVAFIDEHRHRWGVEPICRVLSAELDVKIAPGTYYAHKKRPPSARARRDAELKEEIMRIHADRRMRVYGIRKIHAQLNRDGIDVARCTVERLCKQLGIRGTVRGKFPRTTRPAPETGRPKDLVDRQFVAAAPNKLWVADITYVRTETGWVYVAFVLDVFSRMIVGWQASTRMYTDLALDALNMGLFARRRDGHDVNGLVHHSDRGVQYRALRYAHRLEEADAVASVGSRGDSYDNAMAEALNSLYKAELIHLDGPWDGIDDVETATADWVAWFNQDRIHSMLNYQPPVEVEAAYWAQHATSAA, from the coding sequence GTGCACGCCGGGTTCGGGAAGCGGCCCGGGGAAACGGAATCCGCCCCTGCGGCGGACACCGCGCCCCGGGCCGACTTTCACCGACCGCCCATCCAGGTAGTCGTCGCGTTCATCGACGAGCACCGGCACCGCTGGGGTGTCGAACCGATCTGCCGCGTCCTTTCCGCCGAACTGGACGTCAAGATCGCCCCCGGCACGTACTACGCCCACAAGAAGCGACCGCCCTCGGCACGCGCCCGCCGCGATGCCGAGTTGAAGGAGGAGATCATGCGCATCCACGCCGACCGGCGGATGCGGGTCTACGGGATCCGCAAGATCCACGCGCAGCTGAACCGCGACGGGATCGACGTGGCCCGGTGCACCGTGGAGCGACTGTGCAAGCAGCTGGGTATCCGCGGCACGGTACGCGGGAAGTTCCCTCGCACCACCCGGCCGGCACCAGAGACCGGCCGGCCCAAGGACCTGGTCGATCGGCAGTTCGTCGCGGCCGCCCCGAACAAATTGTGGGTCGCGGACATCACCTACGTGCGCACCGAGACCGGCTGGGTGTACGTGGCGTTCGTGCTGGATGTGTTCTCCCGGATGATCGTGGGCTGGCAGGCCTCCACCCGGATGTACACCGACCTGGCGTTGGACGCGTTGAACATGGGCCTGTTCGCCCGCCGCCGTGACGGGCATGACGTCAACGGCCTTGTCCACCACAGTGATCGGGGCGTGCAGTACCGGGCGTTGCGGTACGCCCACCGGCTGGAGGAGGCCGACGCGGTCGCGTCCGTCGGGTCCCGTGGGGACTCCTACGACAACGCGATGGCCGAAGCGCTGAACTCCTTGTACAAGGCCGAACTCATCCACCTCGACGGCCCCTGGGACGGCATCGACGACGTCGAGACCGCGACCGCGGACTGGGTTGCTTGGTTCAACCAAGACCGGATCCACTCCATGCTCAACTATCAACCTCCGGTCGAGGTCGAAGCAGCGTACTGGGCGCAACACGCGACCAGCGCAGCATAA
- a CDS encoding ATP-binding cassette domain-containing protein — protein sequence MTHNTITVSGVSRTFQGSPALSGVDLEITRGLTGLLGPNGAGKTTLQRILATVLAPDEGSVRILGKDPRTAAERTEIRRHIGYLPQELGYPRGFTAYGFVDYIAVLKGFDDTKQRRDAVRSALHSVGLDALSTKRICALSGGQKRRVALAQALLGAPELLVLDEPTNGLDPEQRVSLRGVLAEAGRHATVLLATHQTEDVAALCDRVVVLDGGQVRFEGTVPGLLATAHGRVWLAQTADPAAQVSWRTPDGRYRNVGGRAPVDAELTDPTLEDAYLILRGAAARDTEVAA from the coding sequence ATGACCCACAACACCATCACCGTCAGCGGGGTGAGCCGCACCTTCCAGGGCTCGCCCGCCCTGTCCGGTGTCGACCTGGAGATCACCCGCGGCCTGACCGGCCTGCTCGGACCCAACGGCGCCGGCAAGACCACCTTGCAACGCATCCTCGCCACGGTGCTCGCACCCGACGAGGGATCGGTGCGGATCCTCGGCAAGGACCCGCGCACTGCGGCCGAACGCACCGAGATCCGCCGGCACATCGGCTACCTGCCGCAGGAGCTGGGCTACCCGCGAGGCTTCACGGCATACGGGTTCGTCGACTACATCGCGGTGCTCAAGGGCTTCGACGACACCAAGCAGCGACGCGACGCGGTGCGTTCCGCGTTGCACAGTGTCGGGCTCGATGCATTGTCCACCAAGCGGATCTGCGCCCTGTCCGGTGGTCAGAAGCGTCGGGTCGCGCTGGCGCAGGCGCTGCTCGGCGCTCCGGAGCTGCTCGTCCTCGACGAGCCGACCAACGGCCTTGACCCGGAGCAGCGGGTGTCGTTGCGCGGGGTGCTGGCCGAGGCCGGCAGGCACGCCACCGTCCTGCTCGCCACCCACCAGACCGAGGACGTGGCCGCGCTGTGCGACCGCGTGGTCGTGCTCGACGGGGGACAGGTCCGGTTCGAGGGCACCGTCCCCGGGTTGCTCGCGACCGCGCACGGCCGGGTGTGGCTGGCGCAGACCGCCGACCCGGCGGCACAGGTGTCCTGGCGAACCCCGGACGGCCGTTACCGCAACGTCGGCGGCCGGGCGCCGGTGGACGCCGAGCTGACCGATCCGACCCTGGAAGACGCCTATCTGATCCTGCGCGGCGCCGCCGCGCGCGACACGGAGGTAGCAGCATGA
- a CDS encoding HNH endonuclease, with the protein MNEEPRDNGPGAGGVLDVTAVRAFHDRLDTPLTAGDGADVEALVEELRVLDELRNAITARQARAVVAVHDAQTARDIPRGITAADTTRVVGSQVGFARRCTPHQGAAFVGLCHVLVGHMPHTLAALAAGVISEWDATRIVRETTGLTGDQQSGVDAGIRDHLGTAASTRLAALAKEQAMLVAAEAVAARRRAAQARRGVSLRPAGDTMAYLTALLPVKDALACMTALEDAVTTAREAAADAGADPGSVHRGQVMADTLVERVTGRAKAHDVFGVTVNLLMPLDTLLGDTPAHVPGYGPVPADLVREWVATGDPTGPRLRRLFTHPGTGDIIGMESRARRYPGLLARLILFRDQTCRTPWCSAPVRHTDHITRHTDGGATSERNGQGLCARCNYAKEHPDYHVTGHAGHTSCQVPGLVEAQRV; encoded by the coding sequence ATGAACGAGGAACCGCGGGACAACGGACCAGGCGCCGGCGGCGTACTGGACGTGACCGCGGTGCGCGCCTTCCACGACCGCCTCGACACGCCCCTGACCGCCGGTGACGGCGCCGATGTGGAAGCCCTGGTGGAAGAGTTACGGGTCCTGGACGAGTTACGCAACGCGATCACCGCCCGGCAGGCGCGGGCGGTCGTGGCAGTGCACGACGCCCAAACCGCCCGCGACATCCCGCGCGGGATCACCGCGGCGGACACGACCCGGGTGGTCGGCTCGCAGGTCGGGTTCGCCCGCCGGTGCACCCCACACCAAGGTGCCGCGTTCGTGGGGTTGTGCCACGTGCTGGTGGGGCACATGCCGCACACGCTGGCCGCGCTCGCCGCCGGCGTCATCTCCGAGTGGGACGCGACCCGGATCGTGCGGGAAACCACCGGCCTGACCGGTGACCAACAATCCGGCGTCGACGCCGGGATCCGCGACCACCTCGGCACCGCCGCCAGCACCCGGCTGGCCGCACTGGCGAAAGAGCAAGCCATGCTGGTGGCCGCCGAGGCGGTCGCGGCACGCCGCCGCGCCGCCCAAGCCCGGCGTGGGGTGAGCCTGCGACCCGCCGGCGACACCATGGCCTACCTGACCGCCCTGTTACCGGTCAAGGACGCCCTGGCGTGCATGACCGCCCTCGAAGACGCCGTCACCACAGCGCGTGAAGCCGCCGCCGACGCCGGGGCAGACCCCGGCAGTGTGCACCGGGGGCAGGTGATGGCCGACACCCTGGTCGAACGCGTCACCGGCAGGGCGAAAGCGCACGACGTGTTCGGGGTGACGGTGAACCTGCTCATGCCCCTGGACACGCTGCTGGGCGACACGCCCGCGCACGTGCCCGGGTACGGGCCGGTGCCGGCGGACCTGGTGCGTGAATGGGTGGCCACCGGGGACCCGACCGGTCCGCGGCTACGCCGGTTGTTCACCCACCCCGGCACCGGCGACATCATCGGCATGGAGTCCCGTGCCCGCCGCTACCCGGGGTTGCTGGCCCGCCTGATCCTGTTCCGCGACCAGACCTGCCGCACGCCCTGGTGCAGCGCGCCGGTGCGGCACACCGACCACATCACCAGGCACACCGACGGCGGCGCCACGTCCGAACGCAACGGGCAAGGACTGTGCGCCCGCTGCAACTACGCCAAAGAACACCCCGACTACCACGTCACCGGCCACGCCGGACACACGAGCTGTCAAGTCCCGGGTTTGGTTGAGGCTCAGCGGGTTTGA
- a CDS encoding amino acid permease has protein sequence MSEANTTIEHSPKKLRPRHITMVTLGGIIGSSLFVGSSSIVHSVGPAAVVSYLAGGLLVYLAMLMLGEMAAARPEVGSFMEYARVGMGDWAAYLVGWLYWYFWVGVLAYEAVIGGHTLQGWFHALPSWLWSLLLLGVFVCTNLISVRSFGETEFWLASIKIAAIIVFIVVGALFVLGLWPDGHYAVGNLWQHGGFAPKGTGAILTGVALVIFSYFGTEIAVMASAESEDPAKGVKLATVTVIWRVLLFFVGSILIITMAVPWDQLPQATGVADAPFTILFDKFGIPAASNMMELVIFTAVLSVLNSGLYSASRMFSSLARKGLAPKAVGYQARNGVPVVAVLASTSGGVIAAIANFVAPDSGIFDFIMNSAGLVALFVYVFIALTQMRLRQKMTPDEVAALQVKVRFFPWLNLFLIAGVVVVVIIMLTTSTGRTQVWTSLVATGVLVVFWPLVRRKLQLMRAEEQQEDVLVTE, from the coding sequence GTGAGTGAAGCGAATACGACGATCGAGCACAGCCCGAAGAAGCTGCGACCCCGACACATCACGATGGTCACCCTCGGCGGGATCATCGGCTCCAGCCTCTTCGTCGGGTCGTCCAGCATCGTGCATTCGGTCGGGCCTGCGGCGGTGGTCTCGTATCTCGCCGGCGGGCTGCTCGTCTACCTGGCGATGCTGATGCTGGGGGAGATGGCGGCGGCGCGGCCGGAGGTCGGGTCGTTCATGGAATACGCGCGCGTCGGGATGGGTGACTGGGCGGCATACCTCGTCGGCTGGCTCTACTGGTACTTCTGGGTGGGCGTCCTCGCATACGAGGCGGTCATCGGCGGGCACACGCTGCAGGGCTGGTTCCACGCGCTGCCGTCCTGGTTGTGGTCGCTGCTGCTGCTCGGCGTCTTCGTGTGCACCAACCTGATCTCCGTGCGGTCCTTCGGCGAGACCGAGTTCTGGCTGGCCAGCATCAAGATCGCCGCCATCATCGTCTTCATCGTCGTCGGTGCGCTCTTCGTCCTCGGCCTCTGGCCGGACGGACACTACGCCGTCGGAAACCTCTGGCAACACGGTGGATTCGCGCCGAAGGGGACTGGCGCCATACTCACCGGAGTTGCGCTCGTGATCTTCTCCTACTTCGGCACCGAGATCGCCGTCATGGCCTCCGCCGAGTCCGAGGATCCCGCCAAGGGCGTCAAACTCGCGACCGTCACCGTCATCTGGCGGGTGCTGCTCTTCTTCGTCGGGTCGATCCTCATCATCACCATGGCGGTCCCGTGGGATCAGCTGCCGCAGGCGACCGGCGTCGCCGACGCGCCCTTCACCATCCTCTTCGACAAGTTCGGCATCCCGGCCGCCTCCAACATGATGGAGCTGGTCATCTTCACAGCCGTGCTGTCGGTGCTCAACTCCGGCCTCTACTCGGCGTCGCGGATGTTCTCCTCGCTCGCACGGAAAGGTCTGGCGCCCAAGGCGGTCGGCTACCAGGCACGCAACGGCGTCCCCGTGGTTGCCGTGCTCGCCTCGACCAGCGGCGGCGTCATCGCAGCCATCGCCAACTTCGTCGCACCCGACTCCGGCATCTTCGACTTCATCATGAACTCCGCCGGTCTGGTCGCCCTCTTCGTCTACGTCTTCATCGCGCTGACCCAGATGCGGCTGCGGCAGAAGATGACACCCGACGAGGTCGCTGCGCTGCAGGTGAAGGTGCGTTTCTTCCCGTGGCTCAACCTCTTCCTGATCGCCGGTGTCGTGGTCGTCGTCATCATCATGCTGACCACCTCCACCGGCCGTACGCAGGTGTGGACCAGCCTGGTCGCGACCGGTGTGCTCGTGGTCTTCTGGCCGCTGGTGCGGCGCAAGCTGCAGCTGATGCGCGCGGAGGAGCAGCAGGAGGACGTGCTCGTGACTGAGTGA